The Lagenorhynchus albirostris chromosome 6, mLagAlb1.1, whole genome shotgun sequence genome includes a window with the following:
- the TEX44 gene encoding LOW QUALITY PROTEIN: testis-expressed protein 44 (The sequence of the model RefSeq protein was modified relative to this genomic sequence to represent the inferred CDS: inserted 2 bases in 2 codons) has protein sequence MTTTPSGEARASSIPTHGALHRSTGFQNLVQKELLQESSTAQNPQIFHLYSLIKEETPQAAGVPDREQELAPSTPSAAVQSPPNAEAQPVVSTADANDQLDTRAADTAEAVEEKPEGQEALNPGTDALPSAPASPGPGVAGVERRPLDSTASKNNYMRSMTSLLGGGEGSISSLADILVWSDTAMGXGHGSVTDLLHNTGPSLHSISSIRGSASSASSSGLXSGDQSALHSVTHMLEPVERRTVEGILSAMRYLTRHLAPRQAHAGPNLDEAPRSNK, from the exons ATGACCACCACGCCCTCGGGAGAGGCCAGAGCCTCCAGCATCCCCACACATG GTGCCCTGCACAGGTCCACGGGCTTCCAGAACCTCGTGCAGAAAGAGCTGCTGCAAGAGTCGAGTACGGCTCAGAATCCTCAGATTTTCCACCTTTACTCCCTGATTAAGGAAGAGACACCACAAGCGGCAGGCGTCCCAGACAGGGAACAGGAACTAGCTCCATCTACCCCAAGCGCTGCGGTACAGTCCCCGCCAAATGCGGAGGCTCAGCCCGTCGTGAGCACAGCCGATGCCAATGACCAGCTTGACACTCGGGCTGCTGACACTGCTGAAGCTGTTGAGGAGAAACCTGAGGGTCAGGAGGCCTTGAACCCTGGCACTGATGCTTTGCCATCAGCCCCTGCCTCGCCGGGCCCCGGAGTGGCAGGCGTGGAGAGGAGGCCCCTGGACTCCACGGCCAGTAAGAACAACTACATGCGCTCCATGACCAGCTTGCTGGGCGGGGGTGAGGGGTCCATCAGCTCCCTGGCAGACATCCTGGTGTGGTCTGATACTGCCATGG ATGGCCACGGCTCCGTGACAGACCTGCTGCACAACACGGGGCCCAGCCTGCACTCCATCTCCAGCATCCGGGGGAGTGCCAGCTCTGCCTCATCCTCCGGGC GCAGTGGGGACCAGTCGGCCCTGCACTCCGTCACCCACATGCTGGAACCGGTGGAGCGGAGGACCGTAGAGGGCATCCTCTCGGCCATGCGCTACCTGACCAGACACCTCGCCCCACGCCAGGCCCATGCCGGCCCCAACTTGGACGAGGCCCCGCGCTCG AACAAATAA